Proteins from a genomic interval of Poecile atricapillus isolate bPoeAtr1 chromosome 1, bPoeAtr1.hap1, whole genome shotgun sequence:
- the MRPL57 gene encoding large ribosomal subunit protein mL63: protein MFLTTVLLRKRIPGKQWIGKYRQPRQVTTAMKQAMIRRLEIEAENEYWLSQPYLTPEQEYKHNAEERRAKWEAFKSLKQAKFPEHRYISDHLNHLNVSKKWTC from the coding sequence ATGTTTTTAACAACAGTATTGCTGCGGAAGAgaattcctggaaaacagtGGATTGGGAAGTACAGGCAACCAAGACAGGTTACCACTGCAATGAAGCAAGCAATGATCCGAAGGTTGGAAATTGAAGCAGAGAATGAATACTGGCTCAGCCAGCCTTACCTGACACCGGAACAGGAATACAAACACAATGCCGAAGAGAGACGTGCGAAGTGGGAAGCTTTCAAAAGCCTGAAACAAGCCAAGTTTCCTGAGCACAGATACATCAGCGATCATTTAAACCACTTAAATGTGTCAAAGAAGTGGACATGTTGA